A region of Allocoleopsis franciscana PCC 7113 DNA encodes the following proteins:
- a CDS encoding ferritin-like domain-containing protein, with protein sequence MKDLNLKATTDILNSIMEFELAGVVRYTHYSLMVTGPYRTPIVDFFKAQATESLLHAQQAGEILTGLEGHPSQRIAPIEESYKHSVRDILEESLNHEKKALSLYKQLLETVNDSSVYLEEYARTMIGQEEMHNIEIKKMLRDFS encoded by the coding sequence ATGAAGGACCTCAATCTCAAAGCCACCACTGACATCCTCAACTCCATCATGGAATTTGAACTGGCTGGGGTAGTCCGTTATACCCACTATTCCCTGATGGTGACGGGTCCCTACCGCACTCCGATTGTGGATTTTTTCAAAGCGCAAGCCACAGAATCCTTACTCCATGCTCAACAGGCCGGAGAGATTCTCACCGGTTTAGAAGGACATCCCAGTCAGCGTATTGCTCCGATTGAGGAAAGTTACAAACACTCAGTGCGGGATATTTTAGAAGAAAGCCTCAACCATGAGAAAAAAGCCCTGAGTCTCTACAAGCAATTACTAGAAACCGTAAATGATTCCAGTGTCTATTTGGAAGAGTACGCCCGCACCATGATTGGTCAAGAAGAAATGCACAACATAGAAATTAAAAAAATGTTGCGCGATTTTAGTTAA
- a CDS encoding ComEA family DNA-binding protein — translation MKSIFRFLALAVASTLLVVLTNCAPSQNSDVTSNSSPANNSSPAATSTHHSSSAKDKININTAILSDLDKLEAKLGVPALSNKIQASRPYGSPDELVSKKVIAQEQFDQIKDMVTVEDIVLTGEAKDVDYMSKLGLMKGHLLVAKELLDAQLPKQAEPHIGHPVEEIYVDVEDQLNERKVPEFKKTLISLQDLVKSNSKDTKVATNFEQSMQSVDQAIQALPEQERQSPQFVLQVINELLDAANSEYGAAIANGKIAAVIEYQDSRGFVNYADTLLGQISDPLKKSNPEAQKAIADSMTQLKTAWPSAQAPPKPVMTPDQVSQLIKTIEQNAQKVLKS, via the coding sequence ATGAAGTCTATTTTCCGTTTCCTTGCTCTTGCTGTTGCCAGTACGTTGTTGGTCGTTCTAACGAACTGCGCTCCCTCACAGAACTCTGATGTAACCTCAAATTCTTCTCCAGCTAACAATTCCAGTCCGGCGGCAACTAGCACTCATCATTCCAGCAGTGCCAAGGATAAAATCAACATCAATACCGCAATTTTGTCTGATTTAGACAAATTAGAAGCCAAATTGGGGGTTCCAGCCCTCTCCAATAAAATTCAGGCCAGTCGTCCTTATGGCAGCCCTGATGAACTGGTATCCAAAAAGGTGATTGCTCAAGAACAGTTTGACCAAATTAAGGATATGGTCACCGTTGAGGATATCGTACTCACCGGGGAAGCTAAAGATGTCGATTACATGAGTAAGCTGGGCTTGATGAAAGGTCATCTGCTTGTAGCAAAAGAACTCCTAGATGCACAATTGCCCAAGCAAGCTGAGCCTCATATCGGTCATCCAGTTGAAGAAATTTACGTGGATGTGGAAGACCAACTCAATGAGCGGAAAGTCCCAGAATTTAAGAAGACGTTGATCAGCCTGCAAGACTTGGTGAAATCGAATTCTAAGGATACTAAAGTCGCAACGAATTTCGAGCAGTCCATGCAATCGGTCGATCAGGCGATTCAAGCCTTGCCAGAACAAGAGCGTCAATCGCCTCAATTCGTGCTACAGGTGATCAACGAGTTACTGGATGCAGCGAACTCAGAATATGGGGCAGCGATCGCTAATGGCAAAATAGCCGCCGTAATTGAGTATCAGGACTCACGGGGATTTGTCAACTATGCAGATACCCTGTTGGGTCAAATTTCCGATCCATTGAAAAAATCCAATCCCGAAGCCCAAAAAGCGATCGCCGACAGCATGACTCAACTGAAAACCGCATGGCCTTCCGCCCAAGCCCCACCCAAACCCGTGATGACTCCCGACCAAGTCTCCCAGCTCATCAAGACCATTGAGCAGAATGCTCAAAAGGTTCTTAAATCTTAA
- a CDS encoding multicopper oxidase domain-containing protein has product MSDPFLLKKTPLWNRRQLLKLGLAGLGVTGTALAVQQFAQTRQLTAKVKVPPLPNDASSSEDNRISPMAMLRNFDYGTVKKDNGRTIREFRIVAGNSTVQLNSAVSFVTWNFNGRVPGPTLRAKQGDRVRIIFLNNGGHSHSMHFHGIHPAEADGIKPVRHGAATIYEFDAEPYGVHLYHCHTAPVTRHISKGLYGMFIVDPPQGRPPADEMVMVMGGYDINDDKKNELYAFNGMPNYYMEHPIPIYQNQLVRLYLLNMIEFDAALTFHIHANFFRVYPTGMTLKPTQESDVITMGTAERHILEFAYPYTGKYMFHPHQDAIAESGCMGNFEVIAQG; this is encoded by the coding sequence ATGTCAGACCCCTTTCTACTTAAGAAAACTCCTCTGTGGAATCGTCGTCAACTTCTCAAGTTGGGACTGGCAGGACTTGGCGTGACGGGAACGGCTTTGGCGGTGCAACAGTTTGCCCAAACGCGCCAGTTAACGGCGAAAGTTAAAGTGCCACCGCTTCCCAATGACGCCTCTTCCTCAGAGGACAACAGGATTAGCCCGATGGCCATGCTACGAAATTTTGATTATGGCACCGTCAAAAAAGACAACGGACGGACGATTCGCGAATTTCGGATTGTTGCCGGAAACAGTACTGTTCAGCTCAATAGTGCTGTATCTTTTGTGACTTGGAACTTCAATGGTCGCGTTCCAGGGCCAACGCTACGAGCCAAACAGGGCGATCGCGTCCGGATTATTTTCCTCAACAATGGTGGACATTCCCACAGTATGCATTTCCACGGCATCCACCCGGCTGAGGCTGATGGTATCAAACCCGTGCGTCATGGTGCGGCGACGATTTACGAATTTGATGCCGAACCCTACGGTGTCCATCTCTACCATTGCCACACGGCACCCGTCACACGGCATATCAGTAAAGGATTATATGGCATGTTCATCGTTGACCCTCCCCAAGGGCGTCCCCCTGCTGATGAAATGGTGATGGTTATGGGCGGTTATGACATTAACGATGACAAAAAGAATGAACTTTATGCCTTTAACGGGATGCCGAATTACTATATGGAGCATCCAATCCCCATTTACCAAAACCAGCTCGTGCGATTGTATCTGCTCAATATGATTGAGTTCGACGCTGCCCTCACCTTTCATATTCATGCCAACTTCTTCCGCGTTTATCCCACCGGGATGACTCTGAAACCGACGCAGGAAAGTGATGTGATTACGATGGGAACGGCAGAACGGCACATCCTGGAATTTGCCTATCCTTACACGGGTAAGTATATGTTTCATCCTCACCAAGATGCGATCGCGGAAAGCGGTTGCATGGGAAATTTTGAAGTCATCGCTCAAGGTTAG